From one Musa acuminata AAA Group cultivar baxijiao chromosome BXJ2-6, Cavendish_Baxijiao_AAA, whole genome shotgun sequence genomic stretch:
- the LOC103988225 gene encoding uncharacterized protein LOC103988225: MVDVDRHMAALTPAHAAGLRRLSSRAAAAPSSSSRRRGLHSHRPLAEDVLSHLRASSVPLGPGLSEPELARLEAELSLSFPPDLRALLALALPSAPGFPDWRAPRPGRLLRLPLAAAALQVAHGALWPRSWGPRPAEPVRALRCARAALRRAPLLLPLFRRCYLPCYPCLAGNPIFYVDDTRVFSCALDLADFFQRHFAALQAFPRSLDATAGFSPRRIDFWSEAAFDSHCRNSYSSSSSSSLCTSSSSAPETPSSSSSSPPLDRERFVEIPTPRLTWFTSYLDRLGSVLRQGGWGESDISEMVYMSSTGAFNGYQDAAVDAEAVLDALLVKVDVCSDSLLRAGWGSDEFPDALGLDLGPRRGTERHPPVKVPPAIALKIEKLAEAVR; this comes from the coding sequence ATGGTGGACGTCGACCGCCACATGGCGGCCCTGACACCCGCCCACGCCGCCGGCCTCCGCCGCCTCTCCTCCCGCGCTGCCGctgctccctcctcctcctcccgtcgCCGCGGCCTCCACTCCCACCGCCCCCTCGCCGAGGATGTCCTCTCCCACCTCCGCGCGTCTTCCGTCCCCCTCGGCCCGGGACTCTCCGAGCCCGAGCTCGCCCGTCTTGAGGCCGAGCTCTCCCTCTCCTTCCCCCCGGACCTCCGCGCCCTCCTCGCCCTCGCCCTCCCCTCCGCTCCCGGCTTCCCGGACTGGCGCGCCCCCCGCCCCGGTCGCCTCCTACGCCTCCccctcgccgccgccgccctTCAGGTCGCCCATGGCGCTCTCTGGCCCCGCTCCTGGGGGCCTCGCCCCGCCGAGCCCGTGCGTGCCCTCCGCTGCGCCCGCGCCGCCCTGCGCCGTGCTCCCTTGCTTCTTCCGCTCTTCCGTCGCTGCTACCTCCCCTGTTACCCCTGCCTTGCTGGGAACCCCATCTTCTACGTGGACGACACCCGCGTCTTCTCCTGCGCCCTCGACCTGGCCGACTTCTTCCAGCGCCATTTCGCGGCCCTTCAGGCCTTTCCCCGGAGCCTCGACGCCACCGCCGGATTCAGCCCCCGCCGAATAGACTTCTGGAGCGAAGCCGCCTTCGACAGCCACTGCCGAAACTCCtattcatcgtcgtcgtcgtcgtccttgTGCACCTCCTCTTCATCCGCTCCCGAGACGCCTTCCTCGTCCTCGTCATCACCGCCGCTGGACCGGGAGCGGTTCGTGGAGATCCCGACGCCAAGACTGACCTGGTTCACGAGCTACCTGGACCGGCTCGGCTCGGTCCTGAGGCAAGGCGGGTGGGGGGAATCGGACATCAGTGAGATGGTCTACATGTCGTCTACGGGGGCCTTCAACGGCTACCAGGACGCCGCGGTCGACGCGGAGGCGGTTCTCGATGCGCTGCTCGTGAAGGTGGACGTCTGCTCCGACTCGCTACTTAGAGCTGGCTGGGGCTCCGACGAGTTCCCCGACGCGCTGGGCCTCGACCTCGGGCCGCGAAGAGGGACGGAACGCCACCCACCGGTGAAGGTACCGCCGGCGATTGCTCTTAAAATCGAGAAGCTCGCCGAGGCGGTGCGCTGA
- the LOC103988226 gene encoding protein WEAK CHLOROPLAST MOVEMENT UNDER BLUE LIGHT 1-like yields MAVSEEALKINDSSPKISKLSESIGKYDIDRGHIDTAAPFESVKDAISKFGGIVDGEAQTILTIERQKHIQLELEKIREEITKYRQQCEAAEVTKEHVLKELDHAKRLMEELNVRLEKAESQEAQANQEDELGEINRERNTTVVAGVDSEQLELESMEREHVAARKDQDLASASEEIEKTVEDLTLELIGTKELHEDGAALALEQDKSNWERELKQAEDELQQLNEQLMLTNDLKSKFEQASASLCSLRVERASHMEAKLSQLVKDCTYTKELEEVRTNIERATSEINHLRAAVSSLKSEVEMERTSLTTMKQREGIASSSASSLAAELNIMEKKVEEKTVELKTLEQAAKEAKQAKLEAQMARKELRKAKEIAEQDKAEATKMDERLNATVSEIKAAKAVEKLAYSAAKAMEESEQASDRVTLSIEEYFKLRMKADEAEELDDGRRTVEETLRVAAEKVSAWRGKQEQERGANAVTRSFSELPNLDGIGEQETFTSETEEVLHRSPVTVPKLHKMSRSKTMDSKTDSRRKKRSFFPRVASFLSREKVQPLKE; encoded by the exons ATGGCTGTGTCTGAAGAG GCACTTAAAATAAATGACTCTTCACCGAAGATATCAAAACTGTCAGAGAGTATAGGAAAATATGACATAGATCGAGGGCATATCGACACTGCTGCACCCTTTGAGTCTGTGAAGGATGCCATAAGTAAGTTTGGAGGAATCGTTGATGGAGAAGCTCAAACAATCTTAACCATAGAG AGGCAGAAGCATATCCAACTTGAACTCGAGAAGATACGAGAAGAAATTACAAAGTACAGACAACAATGTGAAGCTGCAGAAGTTACCAAAGAACATGTGCTGAAGGAGTTAGATCACGCAAAGAGATTAATGGAGGAGCTGAACGTAAGGCTGGAGAAGGCAGAATCCCAGGAGGCACAAGCAAATCAAGAAGATGAACTCGGTGAGATCAACAGAGAAAGGAACACAACTGTTGTTGCAGGGGTGGACTCAGAACAACTAGAGCTGGAATCAATGGAAAGAGAACATGTTGcagcaaggaaagatcaagatCTTGCCTCTGCATCCGAGGAGATTGAGAAGACTGTAGAGGACTTAACCTTGGAACTCATCGGGACCAAGGAATTGCATGAAGATGGTGCAGCCTTGGCCTTGGAGCAGGACAAATCAAACTGGGAAAGGGAGCTGAAGCAAGCTGAAGACGAATTGCAACAGCTGAACGAGCAGCTCATGCTGACAAATGATCTCAAGTCAAAGTTCGAACAAGCTTCTGCATCACTTTGTAGTCTGAGAGTTGAAAGAGCTTCGCACATGGAAGCAAAACTAAGTCAGTTGGTAAAGGACTGTACATATACAAAGGAACTTGAGGAAGTGAGGACTAACATTGAGAGAGCTACCAGTGAAATCAATCACCTGAGAGCTGCAGTTTCTTCGCTCAAGTCCGAGGTAGAAATGGAGAGAACATCCCTCACCACCATGAAACAGAGGGAAGGTATCGCATCTTCATCGGCCTCATCTCTCGCAGCTGAACTCAACATAATGGAGAAGAAGGTAGAGGAAAAGACGGTGGAGCTGAAGACGTTAGAACAAGCAGCCAAGGAAGCGAAGCAAGCTAAATTAGAAGCTCAAATGGCACGAAAGGAGCTAAGGAAGGCCAAGGAAATAGCAGAACAAGACAAAGCGGAAGCTACTAAGATGGATGAAAGATTAAACGCCACGGTTAGCGAGATCAAGGCAGCTAAAGCAGTGGAGAAATTAGCTTACTCGGCAGCCAAAGCAATGGAAGAGAGTGAACAAGCAAGCGATCGAGTAACTCTATCAATCGAGGAGTACTTCAAGCTTAGAATGAAAGCTGACGAAGCCGAGGAGCTCGATGATGGTAGAAGAACAGTCGAGGAAACATTAAGAGTTGCAGCAGAGAAGGTAAGCGCATGGAGAGGTAAGCAAGAACAAGAGAGAGGAGCGAACGCTGTCACCAGGAGCTTCTCCGAGTTGCCAAATCTAGACGGCATTGGAGAACAGGAAACCTTCACAAGCGAGACAGAAGAGGTTCTTCATCGGAGTCCAGTGACAGTTCCCAAGCTGCACAAAATGTCAAGATCGAAAACCATGGATTCCAAGACCGACTCAAGACGAAAGAAGAGATCGTTCTTCCCTCGGGTGGCCTCGTTTCTGAGCAGAGAAAAGGTTCAACCACTGAAGGAATAG
- the LOC103986935 gene encoding polcalcin Phl p 7 — translation MAIRNASPRSLEGDMTVDEFKEWLKRFDTDRDGRISREELKRAIRSIRGRFSGWKSKRGIKYSDADGNGFIDEGEFDNLVDFAQKSLGLKIVSF, via the coding sequence ATGGCCATCAGGAACGCCTCCCCGAGGTCCTTGGAAGGGGACATGACGGTGGATGAGTTCAAGGAGTGGCTGAAGCGGTTCGACACCGACAGGGACGGCCGCATAAGCCGCGAGGAGCTGAAACGGGCCATCCGCAGCATCCGCGGCCGCTTCAGCGGCTGGAAGAGCAAACGTGGAATCAAGTACTCCGACGCCGACGGCAATGGCTTCATCGACGAGGGCGAGTTCGACAACCTGGTGGACTTCGcccagaaaagtttgggtttgAAGATTGTGTCCTTTTAG